A DNA window from Mus pahari chromosome 13, PAHARI_EIJ_v1.1, whole genome shotgun sequence contains the following coding sequences:
- the C13H4orf36 gene encoding uncharacterized protein C4orf36 homolog, which produces MAYGLPRRNTVQTILKGSCYKVQEPWDLAELTKTWYTNLTNMKLPFLGEIAFGSPMNLLASQTKQECKFPSVQSMTLEKEYETKRLTKLKCQENVCKEIQVSLREKKVGLRRPLQPK; this is translated from the exons ATGGCGTATGGCTTGCCAAGAAGGAACACAGTACAGACCATTTTGAAGGGCAGCTGTTATAAagt ACAGGAACCATGGGACCTTGCGGAGCTCACAAAGACCTGGTACACAAACTTGACGAACATGAAGCTGCCGTTCTTGGGAGAAATCGCATTTGGTAGTCCTATGAATCTCTTGGCAAGCCAAACCAAACAGGAATGCAAGTTTCCTTCAGTGCAGT ccaTGACACTTGAAAAGGAGTATGAAACAAAGCGCCTAACAAAACTGAAGTGTCAGGAGAATGTGTGTAAGGAAATCCAGGTTTCACTGAGGGAAAAGAAAGTCGGCCTGAGAAGACCACTTCAGCCCAAGTGA